A stretch of Malus sylvestris chromosome 11, drMalSylv7.2, whole genome shotgun sequence DNA encodes these proteins:
- the LOC126589802 gene encoding G-type lectin S-receptor-like serine/threonine-protein kinase At4g27290 isoform X5, which produces MELLCFMVFSICLLFSLSQTSSAADTITASQSLSDGKSLVSSPGGIFELGFFSPGISKSRYLGIWYKNIPVQTVIWVANRQSPINGSTGSLRINTTGHLVLLENNQTVIWSANSSKQANTQSPLLQLLDNGNLVLRDERDANSGIYLWQSFDYPSDTLLPGMKLGWDLKTGLNRRVTAWKSPDDPSPGDFIWEMVLHNYPEPVMWKGSNEFLRSGPWNGVLFSGRPPKALPALNFSFVSNEDEVYMIFQMVNESLLGRMIMNQTISFRQQWIWSQAEQNWTLYGSFPRDPCDSYGHCGGNGNCVLGSSPICQCLERFVPASPEKWKLNDFSEGCVRGKPLSCKNDGFAKYHGLKLPDTTHSWTNKNMNLDDCRAKCLSNCSCSAYTNFDVRGGGSGCAIWFGDLVDIKQIPGGDEDIYIKISASELGGKDEKWKIGVIAASAFAVIVGMLFLGYCYILRFRAKKYLKGEDIEEQKEDDLELPLLDFPTIEGATNYFSINNKLGEGGFGPVYKGRLVEGQEIAVKRLSRSSGQGIKEFKNEVILIAKLQHRNLVKLLGCCIQGEEKLLIYEYMPNKSLDYFLFDETRSKLLDWPQRFQIICGIARGLLYLHQDSRLRIIHRDLKPSNVLLDRDMNPKISDFGLAKTFGGDQTEGNTNRVVGTYGYMAPEYATEGQFSVKSDVFSFGILLLEIISGKKSKGFYHLNHRLNLIGNAWRLWKEGRPLELIDKGLGNSCTLSEVLRCIHVSLLCVQQQPEDRPTMSSVVQMLCSESTLPQPKEPGFVPEKGLLDGEFPLINEPSFNGLTITQLEAR; this is translated from the exons ATGGAGCTCCtctgtttcatggttttcagcATTTGTTTGCTCTTCTCTCTGAGCCAAACTTCATCAGCTGCTGATACCATCACTGCATCTCAGTCCCTCAGCGATGGCAAGTCGTTGGTTTCTTCTCCCGGCGGAATATTCGAGCTTGGTTTTTTCAGTCCAGGCATTTCCAAGTCTCGTTACTTGGGAATCTGGTACAAAAATATCCCAGTCCAAACCGTTATTTGGGTTGCAAATAGGCAGTCTCCAATCAATGGCTCCACCGGCAGTTTGAGGATCAACACCACAGGGCATCTCGTCCTTCTCGAGAACAACCAGACTGTTATTTGGTCTGCGAATTCGTCAAAACAAGCCAACACCCAGAGTCCTCTCCTGCAGCTGTTGGACAATGGCAATCTTGTCCTGAGAGACGAGAGAGATGCCAACTCAGGGATCTACTTGTGGCAAAGCTTTGACTACCCTTCTGATACTTTACTGCCGGGAATGAAGCTCGGGTGGGACCTGAAAACCGGACTTAACCGGCGTGTAACAGCGTGGAAGAGTCCGGACGACCCTTCTCCGGGGGACTTTATATGGGAGATGGTGCTGCACAACTATCCTGAGCCTGTTATGTGGAAAGGGTCTAATGAGTTCTTGAGAAGCGGTCCATGGAACGGTGTTTTGTTCAGTGGAAGACCCCCTAAGGCGCTTCCGGCTTTGAACTTCTCTTTTGTCTCCAATGAGGATGAGGTTTACATGATATTTCAGATGGTGAACGAGTCGTTGCTTGGAcggatgattatgaaccaaacCATATCATTTCGCCAGCAGTGGATTTGGTCACAGGCAGAACAGAATTGGACACTCTACGGATCGTTTCCGAGAGACCCTTGTGACAGTTATGGCCACTGTGGTGGCAATGGCAATTGTGTTCTTGGTTCATCGCCAATTTGTCAATGTTTGGAGAGGTTTGTTCCTGCGTCGCCGGAGAAGTGGAAATTGAACGATTTTTCAGAAGGTTGCGTGAGAGGAAAACCGTTGAGCTGCAAGAATGATGGGTTTGCTAAGTATCACGGGTTGAAATTGCCGGATACTACGCATAGTTGGACAAATAAAAACATGAACCTCGATGACTGCAGGGCCAAATGCTTGTCGAATTGTTCTTGTTCGGCTTATACAAACTTTGATGTGAGAGGAGGGGGCAGCGGGTGCGCCATCTGGTTTGGTGATCTTGTTGATATTAAGCAAATCCCGGGTGGTGATGAAGATATATACATCAAGATATCTGCTTCAGAACTAG GAGGGAAAGACGAGAAATGGAAGATAGGAGTGATAGCTGCGTCTGCGTTTGCTGTAATTGTTGGGATGCTCTTCCTTGGCTATTGTTACATTCTAAGATTCAGAGCCAAGAAATATCTCAAAG GCGAGGACATTGAAGAACAGAAGGAAGATGACCTGGAGCTGCCATTGCTCGACTTCCCAACAATAGAGGGTGCCACTAATTACTTTTCGATCAACAATAAGCTTGGAGAAGGTGGTTTTGGACCTGTATACAAG GGTAGATTAGTAGAGGGACAGGAAATTGCAGTCAAGAGGCTTTCGAGAAGCTCTGGACAAGGAATAAAGGAGTTCAAAAATGAAGTAATACTGATTGCCAAACTTCAACACCGAAACCTTGTAAAGCTTCTTGGTTGTTGCATTCAGGGAGAGGAGAAATTGCTGATTTATGAGTACATGCCCAACAAAAGCTTGGACTACTTCCTTTTCG ATGAAACACGGAGTAAGTTGTTAGATTGGCCTCAGCGCTTCCAAATTATCTGCGGGATTGCTAGGGGGCTTCTCTATCTTCATCAGGACTCCAGACTGAGGATTATACACAGAGACCTCAAACCAAGTAATGTTTTACTCGATAGAGATATGAACCCGAAAATCTCAGATTTTGGTCTTGCTAAAACTTTTGGTGGGGATCAAACTGAAGGAAATACAAACAGAGTAGTTGGAACATA TGGTTACATGGCTCCTGAATATGCTACCGAAGGGCAGTTCTCTGTAAAATCTGATGTCTTTAGCTTCGGTATTTTACTGCTAGAGATAATCAGCGGAAAGAAAAGTAAAGGATTCTATCATCTGAACCACCGGCTTAATCTTATCGGAAAT GCATGGAGATTGTGGAAAGAAGGAAGGCCGCTAGAACTGATTGATAAAGGGCTTGGGAACTCATGCACTCTATCAGAGGTGCTGCGATGCATCCACGTCAGTCTCTTGTGTGTGCAACAGCAGCCTGAGGACCGGCCAACCATGTCATCTGTCGTTCAGATGCTATGCAGCGAAAGCACCTTGCCTCAGCCTAAAGAACCAGGATTTGTTCCGGAAAAGGGTTTACTCGACGGAGAGTTTCCCCTAATCAATGAACCGTCATTTAATGGATTAACCATTACACAGCTCGAGGCTCGTTGA